The proteins below are encoded in one region of Maribacter aestuarii:
- a CDS encoding carboxypeptidase-like regulatory domain-containing protein — MLLRPNIWICFLLLCSKTIIGQDNNFLRGRVLDRTTGEPVIFATVRIKDKARGVITNMDGSFRLPMTYRGAGESIEISSMGYEKKEYELLKLSPRDINIIRLSPGVLSLTEAVVKGKKPRKLSAVQIVRRAIKAIPKNYPTREFAAIGYYRDYQIRKDNYVNLNEAIFEVVDKGFLANDHLSSKIRIYDYLNNKDFKQDFEGKFKYDYKYYKKFIDKAYLYNYGGNEFTILRIHDAIRNHNINSFDFINVLEKDFIDNHFFNKKDDIWLGDEVLYTINFSQSLQKYVAYGKIYISKRDYAIHKMEYEVFDRYRKMEEGKLNEQGDNYETIFEVTTEYARKYGKMYPNYISFFNTFEVGKPPEFIVEDVLLDGPKRCFVVEFNDFVDIKTAASKGNYNIRLNGNRLKIEKVKVFDIEVEVYPDLSDKEFTNLVLQMETKQRKRIDFSNIFSVEVTHVENKKGTKVNEMQYDTYRQFREFFVQEIKPNGSVLKDTLFMKKDVPIFKEQPITKPDNVKGYWMNTPLKSINK; from the coding sequence ATGCTTTTAAGGCCAAATATATGGATATGCTTTCTGCTCCTTTGCAGCAAAACAATAATTGGCCAGGACAATAATTTTTTACGCGGTAGGGTTTTAGACCGCACCACAGGGGAACCAGTGATTTTCGCCACAGTGCGGATAAAAGATAAAGCAAGAGGCGTCATTACCAATATGGACGGTAGTTTCCGGTTACCAATGACTTACCGAGGGGCTGGGGAATCCATAGAAATATCTTCAATGGGTTATGAGAAAAAGGAGTATGAATTATTAAAATTATCCCCAAGGGATATTAATATTATTCGTTTGAGCCCAGGTGTTCTTTCGCTTACCGAAGCTGTGGTAAAAGGCAAGAAGCCCAGAAAATTATCTGCAGTACAGATTGTGCGCAGAGCAATTAAGGCTATTCCTAAAAATTATCCCACGCGCGAGTTTGCCGCTATTGGATATTATCGGGATTATCAAATAAGAAAAGATAATTATGTTAATCTAAACGAAGCCATTTTTGAAGTGGTGGACAAAGGTTTTTTAGCGAACGACCATTTAAGCTCTAAAATCCGAATCTATGACTATTTAAACAATAAAGATTTCAAACAAGATTTCGAGGGTAAATTTAAGTATGACTATAAGTATTATAAAAAATTTATAGACAAAGCCTATTTATATAATTATGGTGGTAATGAGTTCACTATTTTACGCATTCATGATGCTATTAGAAATCATAATATCAACTCCTTTGATTTCATAAATGTATTGGAGAAAGATTTTATAGATAATCATTTTTTTAACAAGAAAGATGATATCTGGCTAGGCGACGAAGTTTTGTACACTATCAACTTTAGTCAGTCTCTTCAAAAATATGTTGCATATGGCAAGATTTATATATCCAAAAGGGACTATGCGATACATAAAATGGAGTATGAAGTTTTTGATAGATACCGCAAAATGGAAGAGGGAAAATTGAACGAACAAGGCGATAATTATGAAACTATTTTTGAAGTCACTACCGAGTACGCGCGGAAATATGGCAAAATGTACCCTAATTATATTTCCTTTTTCAATACGTTCGAAGTAGGTAAGCCTCCTGAGTTTATCGTTGAAGATGTTCTTTTAGATGGTCCTAAACGTTGCTTCGTGGTAGAGTTCAATGACTTTGTGGATATTAAAACAGCAGCAAGTAAAGGCAACTATAACATCCGTTTAAATGGAAATAGATTAAAAATCGAAAAAGTGAAGGTTTTTGATATTGAGGTGGAAGTTTATCCGGATTTGAGTGATAAAGAGTTTACCAATTTAGTGTTGCAAATGGAAACGAAACAACGAAAAAGAATTGATTTTTCGAATATTTTTTCCGTGGAGGTGACCCATGTAGAGAATAAAAAAGGCACCAAAGTAAACGAGATGCAATACGACACCTATAGGCAGTTTCGCGAATTCTTTGTCCAAGAAATAAAACCAAATGGTAGTGTTCTAAAGGACACCTTGTTCATGAAAAAGGATGTTCCTATTTTTAAGGAGCAGCCTATAACAAAACCTGATAATGTTAAGGGGTATTGGATGAATACGCCACTTAAATCCATTAATAAATAA
- a CDS encoding carboxypeptidase-like regulatory domain-containing protein, protein MMLRTNIWIVFIFCAAWLSAQQDEFFLGKIEDSSTGEPVVFANIRIKDRALGIITNVDGSFRIPLRYKEYGDIIEISSMGYETKEIPITGFSQEGLNIITLNPSAISLQEAVVKAKDKRGRRLSAEQIVQRAIDAIPSNYPKTSFSTIGYYRDYQFNEGEYINLNEGIMEVYDQGFDQSDDPTSEIQVFNFELNKDFKQDTMARMSYDYDNYKKIIRKAYLGAHGGNEFRILRIHDAIRNYNAFSYDYIGTLKYDFIENHTFLRSKDSDADNEALYGIKFWRRYPNYRAHGEIFIAKSDYAIHRLEYTMYNNRRTNKEKKKTNTDINKK, encoded by the coding sequence ATGATGCTAAGAACCAATATTTGGATAGTTTTTATCTTTTGCGCTGCATGGCTCAGTGCTCAGCAGGATGAATTTTTTTTAGGTAAAATTGAGGATAGCTCCACTGGTGAACCGGTAGTTTTTGCCAACATTAGGATCAAGGACAGGGCTTTGGGCATCATCACCAACGTAGACGGTAGTTTCAGGATTCCGTTGAGGTACAAAGAATACGGGGATATCATTGAGATATCGTCCATGGGTTACGAAACCAAGGAAATACCTATTACGGGCTTTTCGCAAGAGGGACTTAATATAATTACATTGAATCCGTCCGCCATAAGTCTGCAGGAGGCGGTGGTTAAGGCGAAGGATAAAAGGGGAAGAAGACTAAGCGCCGAGCAAATAGTGCAACGGGCGATCGACGCCATTCCCAGTAACTACCCTAAGACTTCATTTTCAACAATAGGTTACTATCGGGATTACCAGTTCAATGAAGGCGAGTACATCAATCTCAATGAAGGAATAATGGAAGTTTATGACCAAGGATTTGACCAATCGGATGACCCCACTTCTGAGATTCAAGTGTTTAATTTTGAATTGAACAAGGATTTCAAACAGGACACCATGGCGCGAATGTCCTACGATTATGATAATTATAAGAAAATAATTAGAAAGGCCTATCTAGGTGCTCACGGAGGCAATGAGTTTCGAATATTAAGAATACACGATGCTATTCGAAACTATAATGCATTCTCCTACGATTATATCGGAACTTTAAAATATGATTTTATTGAAAATCATACCTTTCTTAGAAGTAAAGATTCCGATGCTGATAATGAGGCACTTTATGGAATCAAGTTTTGGAGACGATACCCCAATTATAGGGCGCACGGTGAAATATTTATAGCAAAGTCGGATTATGCTATCCATAGATTGGAGTACACGATGTACAATAACAGGAGGACGAACAAGGAAAAGAAAAAAACAAACACGGACATAAACAAAAAGTAA
- a CDS encoding carboxypeptidase-like regulatory domain-containing protein: protein MWKNHLLIVLFFIMTLASGQQRDYIFGQLVDATQNEPIPFATIRVKDKALGVISNFDGTFKIPLRYKTLGDILSISCMGFESKEIPVQDLKEEESNIIILKPGTFELTEAVVSANIKELSAKQIVKIAVNSIPQNFPDNNFRLVGYYRDYQIKNKEYTNLNEAIIQFLDYGFGRKNNLYNQYKIYSYSKNPDFEIDSFAKQPYDYRKFNKVVPNAKMENDGGNEFITLIIHDAIRNYGIESFSFVDNLASDFVENHRFKLINESNYNKESIYEIELSFRNSDYLAKGKIFINTDDFAIHKLDYTVFKRKKPGDYSIAVNASERYSDGFEDMANEILYRINTEYIRGPSEKMILNYISFYNKVMLQRPAEFKSKFVIDLEDKSFKIRVNKIPADLDNIKTRDFKISYKNDFVPIKEFWFREDERTFVVCPHVGYERAEHLFKGLFLEREDLQVSDVKYGYGDIKDSLGNKLDERKWEYIHQYREFFTQEAKIGENMVEDMNNLMLKNLPLDSPEQPISALEMKNEYWMNTPLPTFKN, encoded by the coding sequence ATGTGGAAAAATCACCTGTTAATAGTGCTATTTTTCATCATGACTTTGGCTTCTGGCCAACAACGGGACTATATTTTTGGCCAACTGGTAGATGCCACCCAGAACGAACCAATACCTTTTGCGACAATTAGGGTTAAGGATAAGGCTTTAGGGGTAATTAGTAATTTTGATGGGACATTCAAAATTCCGTTACGTTATAAAACTCTTGGTGATATCCTATCCATTTCCTGTATGGGTTTTGAGAGCAAAGAGATTCCCGTTCAGGATTTAAAAGAAGAGGAAAGCAATATCATCATTTTAAAGCCGGGGACCTTTGAATTGACAGAAGCGGTTGTATCTGCCAACATCAAAGAATTGAGTGCGAAACAAATCGTTAAAATAGCGGTGAACAGCATTCCGCAGAATTTTCCTGACAATAATTTCCGTCTAGTTGGTTATTACCGCGATTATCAAATAAAAAATAAGGAGTATACCAATCTTAACGAAGCTATTATTCAGTTTTTGGATTATGGGTTTGGAAGGAAAAATAATCTTTACAATCAATATAAAATCTATTCCTATAGTAAGAATCCCGACTTTGAAATAGATTCCTTTGCGAAACAGCCTTATGATTATAGAAAATTTAATAAGGTGGTTCCAAACGCAAAAATGGAGAATGATGGTGGTAACGAATTCATTACCCTAATTATTCATGATGCCATACGAAATTATGGCATTGAGTCTTTTTCATTTGTGGATAACCTGGCTTCTGACTTTGTTGAAAATCATAGATTTAAATTGATTAATGAATCCAATTATAACAAAGAGTCCATTTATGAAATCGAATTATCATTCCGAAATAGTGATTATTTGGCAAAAGGTAAAATTTTTATAAACACGGACGATTTTGCCATTCATAAATTGGACTATACCGTCTTTAAAAGAAAAAAGCCAGGAGATTATAGCATTGCGGTAAATGCATCCGAGCGGTACTCGGACGGATTTGAAGATATGGCGAATGAGATTTTGTACCGCATAAATACCGAATACATTCGTGGCCCAAGCGAGAAAATGATTTTAAACTACATTTCATTCTATAATAAGGTGATGTTGCAGCGACCAGCTGAATTCAAATCCAAGTTTGTTATCGATTTAGAGGATAAGTCCTTTAAGATCCGGGTGAATAAAATTCCGGCAGACCTGGATAACATAAAAACGAGGGATTTTAAAATTAGCTATAAAAACGACTTTGTACCCATTAAAGAATTCTGGTTTCGAGAAGATGAGCGCACTTTTGTCGTTTGTCCACATGTGGGCTATGAAAGGGCCGAACATCTATTTAAAGGTTTATTTCTAGAAAGAGAGGATTTACAGGTCTCTGATGTAAAGTACGGCTATGGGGATATTAAAGACAGCCTAGGAAATAAATTGGATGAAAGAAAATGGGAGTACATTCACCAATACCGGGAATTTTTTACCCAAGAGGCTAAGATTGGGGAGAATATGGTTGAAGACATGAACAATTTGATGCTTAAAAACTTACCCTTGGACAGTCCAGAGCAACCAATATCCGCGCTGGAAATGAAAAATGAATATTGGATGAATACCCCCTTGCCAACATTCAAAAACTAA
- a CDS encoding glutamine synthetase beta-grasp domain-containing protein has translation MSKTKLEYIWLDGYFPTQNMRSKTKVVNDFGGKLEDCPMWSFDGSSTRQAEGGSSDCLLKPVAIFPDPARKDGFLVMNEVLNADGTPHESNGRATIDDDDNDFWFGFEQEYFIMDTATQLPLGFPIGGYPAPQGMYYCSVGGKNTHGRDLVEEHADLCIAAGINFEGINQEVASGQWEFQLFAKGAKKAGDEMWVARYLLDRLTEQYGFYIEYHPKPLGKDMDWNGSGMHANFSNTTLRTCGDKATYEKICEAFRPVVKEHIAVYGEFNDQRLTGLHETASINDFSYGISDRGASIRIPIATVESGWKGWLEDRRPASNGDPYKIAGRIVKTVKSADV, from the coding sequence ATGAGTAAAACAAAATTAGAATACATCTGGTTAGATGGTTATTTCCCAACGCAAAACATGCGAAGCAAGACTAAAGTTGTCAACGACTTTGGAGGTAAATTGGAGGACTGCCCAATGTGGTCTTTTGATGGAAGTTCAACAAGACAAGCCGAAGGAGGCTCCTCGGATTGCTTGCTAAAACCCGTTGCAATTTTTCCTGACCCAGCAAGAAAAGACGGTTTTTTAGTAATGAATGAAGTTTTAAACGCAGATGGAACGCCTCACGAATCTAATGGAAGGGCGACTATTGATGATGACGATAATGATTTCTGGTTTGGTTTCGAGCAAGAGTACTTTATCATGGATACGGCAACGCAACTACCATTAGGTTTTCCAATCGGTGGTTATCCTGCACCACAGGGAATGTACTACTGCTCCGTTGGAGGTAAAAATACCCATGGAAGGGATTTGGTCGAGGAGCATGCGGATCTTTGTATTGCAGCAGGTATCAACTTTGAAGGGATCAACCAAGAGGTGGCTTCCGGACAGTGGGAATTTCAATTATTCGCTAAAGGCGCTAAAAAGGCTGGAGACGAGATGTGGGTTGCCCGCTATTTACTTGATCGATTGACAGAACAATACGGTTTCTATATTGAATACCATCCAAAGCCTTTAGGAAAAGATATGGATTGGAACGGATCGGGAATGCACGCCAATTTCTCCAACACTACACTGAGAACATGTGGAGATAAAGCTACGTATGAAAAGATATGTGAGGCTTTCCGCCCTGTTGTAAAAGAACATATTGCCGTTTATGGAGAGTTCAACGATCAACGTTTGACCGGTCTTCATGAGACAGCGTCCATTAATGACTTTAGCTATGGAATTTCTGACCGTGGCGCATCTATCCGTATTCCTATCGCAACCGTCGAGAGTGGTTGGAAAGGATGGTTAGAAGATAGGAGACCTGCTTCTAACGGAGATCCATATAAAATTGCAGGAAGAATCGTTAAAACGGTAAAGAGCGCAGACGTATAA
- a CDS encoding glutamine synthetase III, which yields MSILRFSAIKESHNRAPIAIEEKGRRSDLFGRNVFNEKKMLQYLTKDALESVKGAIFSGSKIDRKMADQVAEAIKGWAISMGATHYTHWFQPLTGSTAEKHDAFFDLLPDGTALEKFGGGQLVQQEPDASSFPSGGIRNTFEARGYTAWDPTSPAFIYGTTLCIPTIFVSYTGEALDNKAPLLRALSAVDESATAVAKYFDKNVSKVNATLGWEQEYFLIDKALAHSRPDIILTGRTLVGNTAAKGQQLDDHYFGVIPSRVLSFMSDLEKECTKLGIPVKTRHNEVAPNQFELAPVFEEANLAVDHNLLLMDVMDKMADKHGFKVLFHEKPFEGVNGSGKHNNWSLATDTGVNLLSPGSTPMKNLQFLTFFINTIKAVDTYEELLRSSIASASNDHRLGANEAPPAIFSIFIGSQLSSVLDELEGVSQGKLSPEEKTELKLNVVGKIPEILLDNTDRNRTSPFAFTGNKFEMRGVGAKTNCAKPMTILNTIVAKQLKDFKKEVDSLIDKKNLKKDEAIFNVLREYIKTSKRIRFDGDGYSKDWENEAKKRKLSHNRNTPDALNILTAKQSLSLLKEMKVLSEVEIAARQEVELEAYILHLQIEGRVYNELVYGYIMPAALAYQNKLITNVSGLKEIYGAAHKKFSEGQLTMIEEIAEHVVSIKKETDDMTEARKKANTMTDTKKKAMSYCNDVLPYFNEIRQHCDKLERLVDDQLWPLTKYRELLFIK from the coding sequence ATGTCCATATTAAGATTTTCAGCGATTAAAGAAAGCCATAATAGAGCTCCCATAGCTATTGAGGAAAAAGGAAGACGGTCGGATTTGTTTGGCCGAAATGTTTTCAATGAAAAAAAGATGCTCCAGTATCTTACTAAAGATGCTTTGGAAAGCGTAAAAGGCGCCATTTTTTCTGGATCTAAAATAGATAGGAAAATGGCGGACCAAGTAGCGGAGGCTATAAAAGGTTGGGCCATATCTATGGGTGCAACGCATTACACGCACTGGTTTCAGCCTTTGACAGGGTCCACGGCAGAAAAGCATGATGCCTTTTTTGACCTCTTACCGGACGGAACTGCTCTGGAGAAATTTGGTGGCGGGCAACTGGTACAACAGGAACCCGACGCTTCCAGTTTTCCTAGTGGAGGCATCCGAAATACTTTTGAGGCTAGAGGTTATACCGCATGGGATCCCACCTCACCAGCATTTATTTATGGTACGACTTTGTGTATTCCAACGATTTTTGTTTCCTACACAGGTGAAGCCTTGGACAATAAAGCACCTTTATTACGGGCTTTGAGCGCTGTTGACGAGTCCGCCACGGCAGTGGCCAAGTACTTTGATAAAAATGTTAGTAAAGTCAACGCTACCTTAGGTTGGGAACAGGAGTATTTTTTAATAGATAAAGCCCTTGCCCATTCACGTCCTGATATTATTCTAACAGGAAGAACTTTGGTGGGTAATACCGCTGCTAAAGGACAACAATTGGATGATCACTATTTTGGAGTCATACCAAGTCGTGTGCTCAGCTTTATGAGCGATTTGGAAAAAGAGTGCACCAAACTTGGAATTCCTGTAAAGACCAGGCATAATGAAGTTGCGCCCAATCAGTTTGAGCTAGCTCCTGTATTCGAGGAGGCCAATTTGGCGGTAGACCACAACTTGCTTTTAATGGATGTGATGGACAAGATGGCCGATAAGCATGGTTTTAAGGTGCTTTTTCATGAAAAGCCGTTCGAAGGGGTAAATGGTTCAGGAAAACATAATAATTGGTCCCTGGCAACGGATACTGGTGTAAATCTTTTGAGTCCAGGTTCTACACCAATGAAAAATCTGCAATTTCTTACCTTTTTTATAAATACGATAAAGGCCGTGGATACCTACGAGGAACTCTTGCGTTCCTCTATAGCTTCTGCCAGTAATGACCATAGATTGGGCGCAAACGAAGCCCCGCCAGCCATATTTTCTATTTTCATAGGTAGTCAGTTAAGTAGTGTTTTGGACGAGTTGGAAGGTGTTTCCCAAGGTAAATTATCCCCAGAGGAAAAAACGGAGCTAAAATTGAACGTAGTTGGCAAAATACCTGAAATTCTTTTGGATAACACAGATCGCAATAGAACTTCTCCGTTTGCCTTTACGGGTAATAAATTTGAAATGCGAGGGGTAGGGGCAAAGACCAATTGCGCCAAACCCATGACTATTTTAAACACCATTGTTGCCAAGCAGCTCAAAGATTTTAAAAAGGAAGTAGATAGCTTAATAGACAAGAAAAACCTTAAAAAGGATGAGGCGATATTCAATGTTTTACGGGAATATATCAAAACCTCAAAGCGGATTCGTTTTGACGGCGATGGTTATAGCAAGGATTGGGAGAATGAAGCCAAGAAGAGAAAACTAAGTCATAACAGAAACACGCCCGATGCTCTTAATATTTTGACAGCTAAACAAAGCTTATCACTTTTAAAGGAGATGAAGGTGTTGAGTGAGGTGGAGATAGCGGCGAGACAAGAAGTTGAGTTAGAGGCCTATATTTTACATTTACAAATTGAAGGTAGGGTATACAACGAGCTGGTCTACGGTTATATAATGCCAGCTGCTTTGGCATATCAAAATAAATTGATTACCAATGTTTCTGGACTAAAGGAAATATATGGTGCGGCTCATAAAAAATTCTCAGAGGGACAATTAACCATGATTGAAGAAATAGCCGAACACGTTGTAAGTATTAAGAAAGAGACGGACGATATGACCGAAGCCCGGAAAAAGGCCAATACTATGACCGACACTAAGAAAAAGGCCATGTCCTATTGCAATGATGTATTACCCTATTTCAATGAGATTCGACAACACTGTGATAAGCTTGAAAGATTGGTTGATGATCAATTGTGGCCCTTAACCAAGTATAGGGAACTATTGTTCATAAAATAA
- a CDS encoding AIR synthase related protein translates to MSSTASERYNQRGVSASKEDVHNAIKNIDKGLFPKAFCKIVPDYLTGDEDYCLVMHADGAGTKSSLAYMYWKETGDISVWKGIAQDALIMNIDDLICVGATDNIMLSSTIGRNKNKIPGEVLSAIINGTEELISDLKKHGITIHSTGGETADVGDLVRTIIVDSTVTARLKRSQVIDNANIKDGDVIVGLASFGKASYEKEYNGGMGSNGLTSARHDVFSKYLAEKFPESFDPEVPSDLVYSGNTKLTDPVADSPLDAGKLVLSPTRTYAPIIKKILAKYTSEQIHGMVHCSGGAQTKILHFVEDLHIIKDNLFNIPPLFKLIQGQSGTDWKEMYQVFNCGHRLELYVNAEVAQDLIAISQSFGVDAQLVGRVEKADSKKLTIISDYGTFVY, encoded by the coding sequence ATGTCCTCAACCGCAAGTGAACGTTACAATCAAAGAGGTGTTTCTGCATCTAAGGAAGATGTGCACAATGCCATTAAAAATATTGATAAAGGCTTATTCCCAAAGGCTTTCTGTAAAATTGTTCCGGATTATCTAACGGGGGATGAGGATTATTGTTTGGTAATGCATGCAGACGGTGCGGGAACAAAATCATCTCTCGCTTATATGTATTGGAAGGAAACAGGGGATATTTCGGTTTGGAAAGGTATCGCCCAAGATGCGCTAATCATGAATATTGATGATTTGATATGTGTTGGAGCAACCGACAACATTATGCTATCCTCGACGATAGGAAGAAATAAAAATAAAATTCCAGGGGAGGTACTTTCAGCTATAATCAATGGTACCGAGGAGTTGATTTCCGATTTAAAAAAACATGGAATTACCATTCATTCTACGGGTGGTGAAACTGCGGACGTAGGCGATTTGGTCCGTACAATTATAGTGGATTCTACCGTCACTGCGCGATTAAAACGTTCACAGGTTATTGATAATGCTAACATCAAAGACGGAGATGTAATCGTAGGTTTAGCTTCTTTCGGGAAAGCTTCCTATGAAAAAGAGTACAACGGGGGCATGGGTAGTAACGGTTTGACTTCGGCTAGACACGATGTTTTTTCTAAATATCTTGCTGAAAAATTTCCGGAAAGCTTTGATCCGGAAGTTCCATCGGATTTGGTGTATTCCGGAAATACAAAACTAACGGACCCAGTAGCGGATTCACCCTTGGACGCAGGTAAATTGGTGTTGTCACCTACAAGGACCTACGCGCCAATAATAAAGAAAATTTTAGCCAAATATACGAGTGAACAAATCCACGGAATGGTGCACTGCAGCGGTGGTGCACAGACAAAAATTCTACACTTTGTAGAAGATTTACATATTATAAAAGACAATCTTTTTAACATCCCCCCACTTTTCAAATTAATTCAAGGACAATCTGGTACGGATTGGAAAGAAATGTACCAAGTGTTTAACTGTGGTCATCGGTTGGAATTGTATGTAAATGCAGAAGTGGCACAAGATTTGATTGCTATCTCACAGAGCTTTGGTGTTGATGCACAGCTCGTTGGACGGGTAGAAAAAGCCGATTCAAAAAAACTTACGATCATCAGTGACTACGGAACGTTTGTGTACTAA
- a CDS encoding ubiquinol-cytochrome c reductase iron-sulfur subunit: MERKEFLRSLGAGAAFAITFPCLGSCSKDDAIDGNLVEPPVGVDFTVDLNSAEGAKLANNGGFILKNLVVVVKNLEGEFVAATQVCSHQNYDQVRFISQDGGIFYCDVHGSRFGQDGSPLNTIPNSTAKPLKIYNTELNGDILRVFE, from the coding sequence ATGGAAAGAAAAGAGTTTTTACGAAGTTTAGGGGCAGGAGCTGCATTTGCCATTACGTTTCCGTGTTTGGGAAGCTGTAGTAAGGATGATGCGATAGATGGTAACCTTGTAGAGCCACCTGTAGGTGTGGATTTTACAGTTGATTTAAATTCGGCAGAGGGAGCTAAGCTGGCAAACAATGGCGGCTTTATCCTGAAGAATCTTGTAGTTGTCGTAAAAAATTTAGAAGGGGAGTTTGTGGCTGCTACACAGGTGTGTAGTCATCAAAATTATGATCAGGTACGGTTTATTTCCCAAGATGGTGGAATCTTTTATTGTGATGTTCACGGATCGCGTTTTGGTCAGGATGGTTCTCCTTTGAATACGATACCTAACAGCACAGCAAAACCTCTTAAAATATACAATACAGAATTGAACGGAGATATTCTCCGGGTTTTTGAATGA
- a CDS encoding thioredoxin family protein: MKTKFLIVFFFISIFSFSQKWEETYDAAKSKVEESGGAILLVFAGSDWCAPCIKLDRLVFQSQEFEQFAEDNLILYKADFPRKKANSLDPKLTVTNKLLAEKFNPKGYFPLVVLLDSEEKVLGSFGYQRKSVEDYISHINSFLK; encoded by the coding sequence TTGAAAACAAAGTTCCTTATAGTATTTTTCTTCATTTCCATTTTTTCGTTTTCGCAAAAATGGGAGGAAACTTATGATGCTGCTAAATCTAAAGTTGAAGAATCTGGTGGGGCCATTCTTCTAGTTTTTGCGGGATCTGATTGGTGTGCGCCATGTATAAAACTGGACAGACTTGTCTTTCAATCCCAAGAATTTGAGCAATTTGCCGAGGACAACCTAATTCTGTACAAGGCCGATTTTCCGAGAAAAAAGGCTAATAGCCTTGACCCCAAATTAACTGTGACGAATAAACTTCTAGCCGAAAAGTTTAATCCAAAAGGCTACTTTCCTTTAGTAGTTTTGTTGGACTCAGAGGAAAAAGTGCTCGGTAGTTTTGGATATCAAAGAAAATCTGTTGAAGACTACATTTCACACATAAATTCCTTTTTAAAGTGA
- a CDS encoding FAD:protein FMN transferase — protein sequence MKTLVLSFFVLCSTIGLSQDKNYVTVKETFKLMGSRFDITVVSVDEDLGYINIQEAVGEIRRIEKMISSWEESSETYLINKNAGIKPVKVSLELFKLIERAKQISQITDGAFDISYSSMDKIWKFDGSMTAMPTRAEIAKSVSKVGYKKIILNHKDNTVFLKEPGMKISFGAIGKGYAADKAKELLVSKQVVAGIINAAGDLTAWGTKASGEKWLIGIANPLSKDKIFSWLPILESSVATSGNYEKYVIINGKKYTHIIDPRSGYPSSGINSVSVFAKSAELCDALATAIFIMGTNAGLSLINQLPVTEVIIVDSNNKIHKSSGIMFDNNP from the coding sequence GTGAAAACCTTGGTCTTATCATTTTTTGTGCTATGCAGCACTATAGGGTTAAGCCAAGATAAAAACTATGTCACGGTGAAGGAGACCTTTAAGCTCATGGGCAGTCGTTTTGATATTACCGTGGTTTCCGTGGATGAAGACTTGGGTTATATTAATATTCAGGAAGCCGTAGGGGAAATTAGAAGGATAGAAAAGATGATTTCTTCTTGGGAAGAATCTTCTGAAACTTATTTAATCAATAAAAATGCTGGTATCAAACCGGTCAAAGTAAGTTTAGAGCTCTTTAAGCTCATTGAGAGGGCGAAACAGATTTCGCAAATTACGGACGGCGCCTTTGATATTTCTTATTCGTCCATGGATAAAATCTGGAAATTTGATGGTTCCATGACAGCAATGCCCACACGTGCGGAAATAGCAAAATCTGTTTCTAAGGTTGGGTACAAAAAAATAATTTTAAACCATAAAGATAATACGGTCTTTCTTAAGGAGCCAGGTATGAAAATATCTTTCGGTGCCATAGGAAAAGGGTATGCGGCGGATAAGGCAAAGGAATTATTGGTTTCCAAACAGGTGGTTGCCGGTATAATTAATGCCGCGGGCGATCTTACGGCATGGGGAACCAAGGCAAGCGGTGAAAAATGGTTGATTGGAATTGCGAATCCGTTAAGTAAGGATAAAATATTTTCATGGTTGCCCATTCTAGAGTCTTCGGTGGCAACTTCTGGCAATTATGAGAAATATGTGATTATTAACGGGAAAAAATATACCCACATAATTGATCCCCGTTCTGGCTATCCATCTTCCGGAATTAATAGTGTATCGGTTTTTGCGAAAAGTGCGGAGCTATGCGATGCCTTGGCTACTGCAATCTTTATTATGGGAACAAATGCGGGATTATCACTGATTAACCAGTTACCTGTTACCGAAGTAATAATTGTGGATTCCAATAACAAGATTCATAAAAGTAGCGGAATAATGTTCGATAATAATCCTTAA
- a CDS encoding DUF4266 domain-containing protein — translation MKRAFLYLFFAIFCTSCVAVREYEKVYLNDDEMQLSAKGPERFETNFQIYREGSAGANGGKTGGGCGCN, via the coding sequence ATGAAAAGAGCCTTTCTTTACTTGTTTTTTGCAATCTTTTGCACTTCTTGTGTTGCTGTAAGGGAGTACGAGAAGGTGTATTTAAATGACGATGAGATGCAGCTATCCGCAAAGGGACCAGAGCGTTTTGAGACCAATTTTCAAATTTATAGAGAAGGGTCGGCAGGAGCAAATGGCGGTAAAACGGGCGGCGGTTGCGGTTGTAATTAA